One Maribacter cobaltidurans genomic window carries:
- a CDS encoding MerR family transcriptional regulator has translation MNNVKKIFSIRDLENLSGIKAHTIRIWEKRYNLLTPERTDTNIRTYSLSSLQKLLNITLLYDNGYKISKIAKIPESDIPKTVKEVVSQKNSRSQNLNAFKLAMMNFDQTIFFNTYEKLLGTKSFREIFKEVFIPLLNEIGLLWQTDTISPAHEHFITSLIKQKILVNTESLQNKSPIKQDKVFVSFLPENEIHDIGILYLNYEILLKGYKVVYLGQTIPIENLVDLIKYFDNVYFLSYFTVKPDKTEIDTYIEEFKKLLKDYPNPNIWILGRQIQYLDTKKLPKFIKTFTSIEEVTNNL, from the coding sequence ATGAACAACGTAAAGAAGATTTTTAGTATTAGGGACTTGGAGAACTTATCTGGTATTAAAGCGCATACCATAAGAATCTGGGAGAAAAGATATAATCTGTTGACTCCGGAAAGAACGGACACCAATATACGAACATATAGCCTATCCAGTTTACAGAAGCTTCTGAACATCACCCTTCTGTATGATAATGGATATAAGATATCCAAGATTGCCAAGATTCCAGAATCTGATATCCCAAAGACGGTAAAGGAAGTAGTTTCCCAAAAAAATAGTAGGTCGCAGAATCTTAATGCCTTTAAGCTGGCCATGATGAATTTTGACCAGACCATATTTTTTAACACCTATGAAAAGCTGTTGGGCACAAAAAGTTTTCGGGAAATTTTTAAAGAAGTTTTTATTCCCTTGCTGAATGAAATTGGATTACTTTGGCAAACGGATACTATCAGCCCGGCCCATGAGCACTTCATCACAAGCCTAATTAAACAAAAAATTCTGGTCAATACGGAAAGTCTCCAGAATAAGAGTCCAATCAAACAGGACAAGGTTTTTGTTTCTTTTTTACCTGAAAACGAAATTCATGATATAGGTATCCTCTATCTTAATTATGAAATTTTATTAAAAGGTTATAAGGTTGTCTACTTGGGACAAACCATTCCCATAGAGAATTTAGTCGATTTGATCAAGTACTTTGACAATGTTTACTTTCTATCCTATTTTACCGTAAAGCCGGACAAAACTGAAATCGATACTTACATAGAAGAATTTAAAAAGCTATTGAAGGATTATCCCAATCCCAACATTTGGATTTTGGGAAGGCAAATACAATATTTAGATACCAAAAAACTGCCTAAATTCATAAAAACCTTTACCTCTATAGAAGAAGTAACAAATAACTTATAA